GCCAACATCATGAGGCATACAATCCCGCAAACCACCCCTGTGATGACCACAGTGGCGATGGCGTGCCGTAAACTGACTGGCcgaggttttggttttggttcgcATCCGGAATGATTACCATCTGCGCTGTCCATGTGATGTCCGTGCCGTCCGTTGTTCCTGTGTTCCGAGCTGTGGTGGTGGATTTTGGCCAACGAGAATGTAGCGGTGTACGGAGGACAagtcttatacatttcaaacggGATTTTGAGAAGATCCTTTCCTTTGCGGTTTTCAGGGCTGGAGCAGATCAGCTCATCAATAATTCCTCCTAAAAATAGCACACAATAAAACCAAGTTAATGCAAAATAAAGTATATACAATaaaagagggggggggatatGCTTGGCTGTTTTTATAAAATTCACAGGTGGCATTAAACTTGAACTGCTATGACACTCTAGCTGTTGTGGGAGATTCCTAGCTAGGCTTAAACATTTTCAAGGGTTtaaaacagtgtttcccaaactcagtcctcaggtacccctaacaaactcagtcctcaggtacccctcagtctttccatatctccttgctggagcagaggtgtattcattactgattgacacattgtaacagatccacaggtggtataattataatgcatcagtcagtaatgaatacacctgtgctccagtaagtagatatggaaaacctgcactgttaagggtacctgaggactgagtttgggaaacactggtttaaAAGAAAGAACCTCCTTTCTACTTCACAATCTACTTCCTACTGAAGTACTAGAGTTTTATTTCCATGAACTGTGCACCAGTCTTTATTTATACTTATACTTGCCTaatggatctatttattaaaaatcagtaataaggctgattttctatcaCCACGTAACATGGTGATAGAAGATGACTTATTGCAGCATTTTACCATTAATCCTGAAATGGCAATCGCAGAACAAGGATTGGACAGTATTCGAACCACCGCGATCCACTATCTCTGGCGGAACCCAGCGAATCTTAGCGCCGGCGGGAGTCACCCAGCAGTGCGAACACCAAAGTGATTTGATTTATAGGACACAGGTCTATTACTGGCGAGAACACCCATTTTTGCCAGAGATAGGGATTTTTGCCCTTGATTAAATTGAGCCTTAAATGTGGACTTCACAATCATACCTATGATACTGTTCCTTGATAAGTCTTGAaataaacccagtatcttcaaaTGCCTAAAAGAATTATGTGATGCTTTTCAACTGAAACACCTAGAGAATCTGTGAATTATACAAAATTACATAACCCCTTTTGTGTAGATTTTAAGAATATTATACACCACCTGGAAGTtccttctataaaaaaaaatacttccttCTTATATTCGAGGAACTGCTCTATGATTCTTAATAAACTTATAAAACACACTAGGTGGTGCATTAGCTGATGTATAGTACATTCATTGTTTCTTGTGGCCCAtagttgcatttatttacaaaagTCCCCAGAACATTCACTGCATTTTAGTAGACCACAATAGAggcttctattttttttaaaaaaagttagttagttagttggTTAGTTAGTTAGTTGGTTAGTATACTGTATGCCCCATTGAAAAAAGCAAACTATAAAACACAAATCAGTTATATAATCTATCGCTTGGCTTCACAATCTCACTTGTATGTGTCCAGAAAAATAAAACggacaatttaaaataattttccacTGGCCACAATTTTCTTAGAATGAATTTGAACTTATTTTGAGGATAGGATCTTTTTATAAGTAGATATAAGAATTACTTTAGTATACAATttgcaataacaataataataataataatgatgatgatgataccaactagtgtttttataatttcttgaatatataattatagtatTTTATGCTTTGGAGACTGTTGAGCATTTAAACCTCTGCATGTCTCTGTACGTAAGAAGGATCAGATAATGGGCTATCTGACATGAAGATATTGCCTGTCATCTATTACCTGGCACAAAGGATAAATATTTTAGGCAGACATCCTATTTGGACTCCACGCTGTGCATTTTTCTATGGACGTTTGGATTCCAAAATACATTTAGAtcattgggttttttttcacaaagCTTTTTATTTATGGACAGAACCTCTTGAGAAAATAAAAGCAGCTACTGCCAAAAGCCTTTTAAATAATTGGCTTGGTTTTGCAGGCTTTATGCTGCAATTTGTGATACTagcacaaaaaaaaaggaaattttatTGCCTAGTTTATTGGGACCACAGAAATTTTCAATTGTAAAAGAAACCAAAAATAcaacaaaagtaaataaatgtattaattcctATAAAAGTTTGGTATAAAAAATGATTAGCACAATAATACTTATATAAAttaaaagtaaagtattttaaGGATATTATATAAAACTAGTTTTGttaagtgttctgttttattgTTTACTTAATccgcaaaacaaaataatggctaCTTATCCTCATTAACAGAAATATGCCCATTAACTGCTTCTCTGTCAATGGTTTGTGCCAAGGCTGCAACTCAGGAGGCCCGTGTCACTCACTAGCATTTTGACTACTTTTTGTTAATTATCTTTCACTGGGATTGATCCGTGGTCTTAGTCCATAAGTAATAATGTTACGGACCAGCCACTCGGTCTACAGTCCTCTGCTGTGTCGTCACTTTGAGTCCTTTGTGCACTCTAAATGCTCATTTGCCCCTGTGGCCAATTAAGGAAATTGCCTTTCTAAACCGCTCAGTCTCACACCTTGCTTACCTGGACGATTATGGGATTCTGGCTGTATGTACACAATGGaccagtgcctggaaacccccctccaaacctggggcactgtattattgaggtggctggacaatGGCCctgcttcacacgactctgcttgaaaagggagagctgcatgcacctaacagtagtgcatgcagcattgcccatgtatattatggggataggaagagttggagagcagccaagcactgtctaaaattatagccacacccccatgaatgcttgtcatgcccactagcggcatggtgtggaaacccccctctacaaatcctgcgtttgcccctgtcccTACCTATTTACACCTTCTCCCATATGACCCCTATCTTCTCTTCCCTTGTCAGATATGCCTCTTCCCTGGACCGTTGGCCAGATTGCTCCAACCGGCCTTTCCTACGCTCCTCTGAGGGATAGAATGTATCAAAAGATTTGTCACAGTTCTCAGTAGCTTATAGTCCACTTGCATACTATGAATTCAATCAATCAGTAGCACAGTTTTCAATACTCCAGCACTTTCAATAACAACGTGAACAGATGCCGCTGTCTGTCTTAACAGTGGCTCTCTGAGGAAGGCAAATAACTCTGGATAACTTTTACTGTCGCAGATGAGTAATGGTGATAAAAAAATGACACTTATCGCCACGATAAGTGCAAGTTTACTAAATAGGCCCCTCAGTCTCTTTCTTGTACTGTGGGGTCTATTCTGTCTTTTGTTGTAGTCTCTTCCTCTTGCTCTgctctcagggccatcttttccattgggcacgatgggcagctgcccgggggccccacaggcaagagGGCcacataggcacggctcttaatgagaataaataatcctgcaaaagaaaaaaacctgcaaaaaagacctacaagggtcactgagcaagtacatctatctatctctatctctatctctatatatctatatctgtatctgtatctgtatacatctatatatctatatctaggggccccggtgcactgctttgcccgggggcccataatgttgttaagatggccctgtctgctCTCACCCTTTCTCAGTATTATCTAATCTCTAAGTGGCTTCTGCCCCTCTCATGTTTTCTCCGGCATACTGCTTATCCAAACAGTTCTAAGACACCTACAAAATGGCGCCACAGTGGATGATGATTTGTATTCTCACATATGTGGACATATGTACTTTCCAGTAATTATTCAGCTTAGCGAGCAGAGTCTCCAAGAGGTCAAGCCTGAGACATGAATTCAGCAAGGGAGACCTCCCACCTTATGTCATGTATTCATCCTTTTATATGTTCCAACTGCTATGGTCCTTCCTATTGCTCTGGACCAAGGGCGATTTCTCCATCCATGCCTATTATAATCTGACAATGTCTGTACAACAGGTTATCCACATGAGCAAAAGGGCTTAAACATTGCATTTTTCTGGAttttgacctctgcttcatctGCTAACTTCATTTGTTATCCGGCCACTATGACCTTGACCTGTATCTCCAATCTACCAAACTGCTGTTTGCCCCTGACCCCTTGGCTTCTttcaggaatttttttttcctttgttctgGTACCTCATTAGTTTGTTTTTCAGCAGCCTCCTATTAAAACTCCTGTGGGGGCCACGACCTGTGATCCTTCTGCAGTACAGTTGAAGTTCCCTATGGAAGGCTCATTAGACTCCCCATGCCAATTACCGGAGGCACATTTTCAATGCTTATCCTTACAGTCCCACCATTCTTTACATTTGCACACCGTTTTGGTTTCATcagaagcaacatttttatttttttttactctgcccaagaaaatttaatttatttattttttatttgtggggtgactGGTAGGGCTTTCCTTTAGTACCATGCCATAGttgagtaaatatatttttaattgaaacTTCCATTAACTACTTGTATAAGATTAATTCAACCCAGAAAACATTAGTCTAAGCTTTCTATTGTTTAAATGAATACCAAATGTAAGTACTTTATTGGATGTTTAGTTctattatataaaacattttgttatttatgtttttacttgCTATTCCAGGTGCTAGCCAGTACCATAGGTTGGGATATATGCAGGATAGCCAAGAAGAATATTGGCTTATTGGGGTGCCTATGGGGCTGGGGACACAGCTTTGGGAAAAGCAGATGCTCCACCCACAACCTAGGAAGGGTGTGTCAACATGGACCAATCGTAAGCAATTGATGGGAACCGACCATAATTGCCCCCCTCTGTCCCTTTTCGCATGGATATCTAACATCCCAACCTAAGTCAGCGCACAGAAACACAAAGCACAGATTCTGTATCTGGAGACACTGTGGCAGAGGTGATATAGGTCTTACTAGATCCTTATCATCTCTCCAATgcaggaaagaaaaagaaaatagcaaTCTTTAGAACAAAACTCTTTCCTTATATGTCTTATTAGAGATCAGACATCCAGGTGTTCTAAGCTGAGGCCAACAGTAAACATGTTGTTGATGGCAGAgacagggtgaatagtggaaatGGTTCTGTCACCGTTCAGCCCAAAATAAACACAGGTTCTGTCAATCAACATCTGGAGCTTGCATTAGATTAACTCTTTATTTTCTGGATTGCTCAACTGAGAGAGAATATTGGCATGAATGCCGGCAGGGTTGACATGGACCCCCCAAAAATTTGCTTGTTGGGTGGGGAGGGTGCTGGTGACTAGAAATATCATTTTTGGGTGGACAGCCTTCAATTTACTAGTCTTGTAGGAACACATCAAACCCAAgtggcaaaaaatatataatataatatttgtacAGTACAGCTATTGAAAATGCAAGTTACAACTAGGGGCTATGAAGCTTCCATTCATACAGGGCAGAGTTAAATAACATATTGATGCATTTAGGTGAGTATTCATCTGAGGAAGGCAGATAATTGCGCAATAGCTTAGCCAGATAACATGTGGACTCAAGCTGAGTCTTTCACTCAGAGAAATGAAGAGAAACCTTACAAAATGGACAGCATAAgatctaaaatacattattaatcctTATGAAAGTTGCCATGATATATGGGGATGCCTGAAGAGAGGTACATTGTGCTTCTGAACTAAGGTTAGGAAGGTTCTACAACATGGGAAGTCCTAATGATTCCCCAGGACCATCCATTCTTGTTAattaatcagttattttgcataaTTTTGCTGTCAAGTTGCTGATTGTAATCTGTAACAGATACAACACAGGTTAGACACTGTCCAGAGACAGTTTTTTTGACAAAAGACATTAGCTATGTGGTTGCAATGTCAAAAACAGGCATAGCTTGCATTGGAAAGATacaattatatgtattctggCACATGAATGCAAAACACATTAGGTGAAGTGTTAGTAGATAAAATTAGCGTTAAAGGGAAACAGATTGCTTCCATAACCTGTGGTCTGTCTCTGAGGTgtaacacacattaataaaaaaaagctttGCGATCAAGTGTCTTGACCATCACCTTTAATACTCCTATAAGGACATGGTTTAAAAAATTTCCCAATCTATACACAGATTGATTTAGAAATGTTGCTAAGCCATGCCGTGGTGGGTCTACCTGACATGTGAAACTGAGATAGGTGGACTGTGGGAACTGTGAGGTAACAGAACGGCGTAATAATATCTGCGCGACTAAGGGAAATTGCCTTAAAGTGTGATAAATTGTGGTGCAAAAAGTGACACATAATGAATTAATGGGTATTAGTATATGGAATTTAGCCCTTTTAGTATAAgtgtaataaaaatgcaaaaaactaACAAAATTGACTAAATGACgtctaaataaatgctaataatataaCTTACTGTTTTAGCAAAATGATTTTATATCTGCGTTGACCCATTGTCAATTATAGTTCTTAGTAGAGATGAACAACCTCTATTCTTCTAATCTGGATTTATGTGCATGTTGGGTATTTCAATTATACAAGTTGATCTGTGAGTCAAATTAAGTGATTCAACTTGTTCATATCCGGTATGAATTACCCATAGTTTACAGTAACTATCAGGAATACTTAGTTGATGATGGATCAGTTTCCCAGTGAGAGTAAGGTGGAAGTGTAAACCTCTGAACCTTGGATATAATGACTCATTCAGAAATTAGTATTTATTGACTTATTAGAGCCTGATAAATCAAATAATTTAAAGAAGATGTATGCCCGACCCTAATTTGTTCTCATTGTCAGGGAGTTCAACTAACCCTTtaagcataaataaaatattcagtgtCAGTTAAACCTCTAGATGAAGCTTTTGACTCACTGATTGAATTTTGGGAAATGGTTTGTAATTTCCGAGCAGCCTGTAGGGTCAAGTGACTCCTTTGATTTGTGTCTTGTCTTTATACTAAAACCTGCATCCTAGGGCATGCAGAGAGCAGGATGTGGGGAGTGTTGTAGGAAAAAAGTATAGGTCTACTTCAACAATTAGTCATTTTAATATGTACCAATTAGAAAAAATATCCATTTGACAATTACTGCTACCTATTACAGATGATCTTACATGTGAGCACCCCTGTTAACATTGCCTGATGCCTCAAAGTACATCTGTTACATTAAATTCTTACCAGCGTCTCGGCTTCCTGGCTACTTATAGaatatcatataaatatataaaaatccatACAGTCTCTGCTTACTGTGTTTAGGTGAACATACACACTTTCATAAAATGAAACATTCATAGGAAACAATATTGGaaacttattttatatttcttcctTCAAATAATACCATTGTACTCTATACAGCTAAACACAGTACACACTAGTCATCATCAGCTGTttaaatagcaccactaattcggcagcgctgtgcagagaactcactcacatcagtccctgccccattggagcttagagtctaaattccctaacatacacagacagagagagagtagggtcaatttttgatagcagaaaattaacctactagtatgtttttggagtgtggaaggaaactggagcacctggaggaaacccacgcaaacacaggggagaacatataaactcctcacagataaggccatggtcgggaatcgaattcatgaccccagtgctgcaagccggaagtgctaaccactaagccagcatGCTAGTCTCACGCATGAGCAGAGGTGCATCCCCCACAGCCTTGGTGGTGTCATTTGCACACACCGAATCGCtctcttacatatatatatatatatatatatatatatatatatatatatataaaatacatatatataagccTACGTGAGGCTTTTATTAAATAGACTATTAACTTAGTCATCGCTATGTGGTTGTGGAACTCCTCGGTGACTTTACAGTAGAGTACGTACTGTAAAtactgtgaatatatatatatatatatatatatatatatatatatatatatgtacatacatatacaatatattcatCTTTTAACTGAATGACTGTTAATTATATGCTAATGTAcctacattttagacaaatgctaTAGTCTGTAGCTTTCGATTTTCCCATATCCTGAAATTAAATTTTTGGTATTAAGCCACAAAAAACAAATACCCGTAACAGAGTGATGTTTTAACATACACTGAGAATTAATACAAGTAATTCaatcttagaaaaaaaaaaggattgaagAATGCAATTAAGTATTTGGCTGATGAGCTGTGAAAATATGATGTTTGCAGAATTTGAGACTACTGTTCCTTACACACTGACATCTGTATACAGTAACAGATCATTTACAATCATGTGTAAAATGAAGGAAGTGGATTATAGCTAAATCTTTTTTTCTCACTGTTAATCTGACCTCCGGCGATGACAATTTCTGCAGTAATAACATTTTGCTATTAATAGGACAGATTACATGTTAAAGGACTGTGATGACGGTTGTTGTATTATATTTTTCCATTGTGCTGCTAATGTCAgctatgtgttttttgttttgttattttttcctACTGACCTTTGTATAGTAAGTTTTCCAGCCAAAGCTTTAAGCCCAAACTGGGGCAGTTGCATTGCCAGGGGTTGGATTTTGCAAGCAAAACTTTTAGATTTGTGAATGGCTCTAAGACCATCCTGTCAATTGTTTGCAGTTGGTTATTTCTCAGCCCAAGGAAGGTCAAGTTTTGGGTGTTGTTTCCTAAGGATTCGGGCAAAATGCTGATGTTGTTATAAGATAGGTCCAGTTCCTTCAGAGCAAGAAGAGGTATGAAGATCTGGCCTTCCAGATTATGGATGCGGTTGTGGGTTAGATTCAGAACCTGCAGGGAACGAAGGTAATGGAAGGCATATGGTGGCACTCTTGAGATAGAGTTATTGGACAAGTCTAAAATTCTGAGACCAGGAACGTTTGTGAAAGACGTGAGGTTAATAACTCGAATCTGGTTACCCTGCAAATAGAGTGCTTGAGTTTGCGAAGGTAAATGACTTGGGACATCCAGAAGGCCTCTATAGCTGCAGTCAACCATCTTTGATGAGGGCTGGCATGTGCAAATCTCAGGGCATCCCCAGGCTGCATGGAATACCAGGATGACACTTGAAACAAATAACAGtccacctgcaaaaaaaaccacataGGATTAGATAGGATGTGAACAGTATTTCAACATGCACATGTCATTTTTGTAACACATGGAATTTTATTGAGGTTTGGCCTATTTCAAATTCCTTACAGCTGGCACCACATGTGACATTAATCATTACTAGATAACTGTGGGAACCTGAAACTTTTCTGCCAGCAAGTAAATCGACTTAAATATGTGAACTACAGTAAATTTTATGGATGAATAAAGCACTTGTATATCAAGTGAGCACTCAGCGGCCAAGGATGTTACGAATACCTATCATTACAAAGAACAAAAATTACTCAATGGTGGTCTCTTAAAAACTGGAAAAAATTGTGCCCTGCAGCACATTAAATTCTACTTTTGGGAACTGAACCCAGAAAACACTTTGCAGGTTGAGAATGAATCTTACATGACGGAAAGAGTGAAATTAATTATCACTTTAATGTCCAGCCTTGTACCAATTTGGACCCACCCCCTTCATTTATTTCAACATCTATGTTTGTCTTCTAAATACTGCTTGGTCATTGCGCATGTATGTCTTAAATGAAGTGATGGGATGTATTTTAGAGTCTTATTTGACATATATGGGACCATGAGCTTACGCATTCGGCATGGGAGGCAAGAAGCAGCGGTACTTGAGCCATGATGACCGAACTGGCCAACTCAAGATACAAGTCTGAGGGGCTAGCTCAAGGCCAAACCATCTTTACCTCAGACTTACCACTCTAAATCAACTGCAGTCATGGAATAGCATGAATGCCATGTCAGTGGCTGGCACTGTTTGTTTGCTGTCTGTAgacaaagttttattttaacttggcAGAATAGGCAATGTGACAATGATTTTAGTAAATTTAGATATGCAGAATAATAATATTGTGCAACTGTATATGAAGCGCGCTTTGCTAAAATGAATGCTACAACAAGCTCCCTCTGGAAGATTGTGCACAATAACTAACAGCTCTATGTTTCACTGATCATTTATAGAAAAATCAACTCGGCCCAGAAATTGGATATAGCAGAGTATTGCTGTGCGACAAATTATAGTCTACAAGTAGGTATGATCAGCAGTGGCCTATTATCTTAAGAACTACAAATGTTAAGGCCTAGAGggtcaaaataaagaaaatgttgcTGTTATTCTTGGTTTCAACGTATGAGGTGCTCTGTTTAGAAGCGCTAAGCAATCCATGGACTCGCCTACTGCTGGGGATCTAGTTCCAGCATGCTCTGTTAGTATATTGCTGACATGTGGCTCCAtaactgattggctgattgtgctGTAGAGGAAGGTCTAGAgcattgttggctaacctgtgacactccaagtgttgtgaaactacaagtcccaacatacccttccagcaataagctgctatatattggcaaagcatgctgggacttgtagtttcacaacacctggagtgtcacaggttagccaacactggtctagagaaCACTTGCCAAATTTTCCTCGTtgtcttcagggagatcccgggggaggtgggcatgtgggggcggggcttgatgagtCGAAcattattttggccctgccccctaaacgattgtcacaattttggccaataacAGTGAGGACGGGGCTAAGAataacacaatatttgcgtcattaagcccatccccccaccacttatctattgcggggggcgtgaatcaggaggttgccctgctctcccgggaggtctccaagaaatgcgggaatctcccagacattccaggagagtaggcaactatgtgttaaagaaaagcagctaattaatctctagagactgaagtatcttttacatttctgtctccattactgaagtcatgttgtcttaattatcagtctttgattaaatcttggtctccatgaaaatggccacctccataggcatcaatacatgaacataggacacaatttctgaactgtgtcatcatgccacatatGGCGAAGTCAACcaagtcttgtactggctcagcatcagggagaatgccagactcctcagggagtgagggagatcacccctatttcagggaggaaccctgacattcagggagagttgataAGTATGGTCTAGAGTTCACTAATATGGTTACTGTACTAAACTAGTAACAATTATTATATAGAGCTCTATATACAAAAAATGTTTAGATAAGGTTCTaaatggtacaaatatgtattctgctcaaatgcagaaaaaaatgaaCTTGAATCCACAATAGTTTCATCTGTCACACGTGTACGTACAGTCTGAAGTACATAGCACGCTGTTAAACGCTTCCCTAAAGCAAATGC
This window of the Mixophyes fleayi isolate aMixFle1 chromosome 8, aMixFle1.hap1, whole genome shotgun sequence genome carries:
- the LRTM1 gene encoding leucine-rich repeat and transmembrane domain-containing protein 1, with the protein product MTGGLLFVSSVILVFHAAWGCPEICTCQPSSKMVDCSYRGLLDVPSHLPSQTQALYLQGNQIRVINLTSFTNVPGLRILDLSNNSISRVPPYAFHYLRSLQVLNLTHNRIHNLEGQIFIPLLALKELDLSYNNISILPESLGNNTQNLTFLGLRNNQLQTIDRMVLEPFTNLKVLLAKSNPWQCNCPSLGLKLWLENLLYKGGIIDELICSSPENRKGKDLLKIPFEMYKTCPPYTATFSLAKIHHHSSEHRNNGRHGHHMDSADGNHSGCEPKPKPRPVSLRHAIATVVITGVVCGIVCLMMLAAAVYGCAYAAVMAKYHRGLKEVERLAPLEEHGSPEEKEPLDGSLA